GTAGTCGCTCGCCAGAACGATGTAGCGCTCGGGATCGACCTTTCCGACGATCTTTCCATACGCCGTTTCCTTGATCTTTTTGGGGCTCTTGGGGACTGACTCCACGATCCAGACCTTTCGGCCCTCGTAGGCTTCCTCACCAATCTTCTTGTGGTCCCAGTCCTTTTCGTCGAAGGCTTCCATGTCCTCGAACGAAAAATCAGTCCCCATGAACGAGTCGCTCTTGTCGGATGACGATATCCGTCGGGTCCGCTTCAGCGCCGGCAGATAGAGGAACTGGTCGTCATCCCGGTCGCTGAACTCCTCGGTGAGAAGCCCTGTGCCCGCAACGTCACCGGGGGCGATGAACCGGACCAGCGAGTAGTCGTTATCGTCGTCCTTGCGCTTGGTCCAGATGATGATGCGGCGCTCGCGGGTCGTGCCGTTCTTGTTGATGAGCG
This portion of the Deltaproteobacteria bacterium genome encodes:
- a CDS encoding outer membrane lipoprotein-sorting protein — translated: MRNRMLAAVMFGVVFACAGAARADEAVLPPPADANELMRRADKLNRSDDETREAKMTLINKNGTTRERRIIIWTKRKDDDNDYSLVRFIAPGDVAGTGLLTEEFSDRDDDQFLYLPALKRTRRISSSDKSDSFMGTDFSFEDMEAFDEKDWDHKKIGEEAYEGRKVWIVESVPKSPKKIKETAYGKIVGKVDPERYIVLASDYFNKKDEHIKEFKALNIKPYGKLWRAERIEMRTLKSGHTTTIEYSDTKINTGLEVSRFTRRELEKN